A part of Anolis sagrei isolate rAnoSag1 chromosome 3, rAnoSag1.mat, whole genome shotgun sequence genomic DNA contains:
- the TBC1D4 gene encoding TBC1 domain family member 4 isoform X5, producing MIFCFTEASRDELQSRKVKMDYEEIGTCPKDVINIWDKKLSNFRAKIKCDMEDIHATLKDGVPKGRRGEIWQFLAVQHRVRHRLPNKQQPPDISYKELLKQLTAQQHAILVDLGRTFPTHPYFSAQLGAGQLSLFNLLKAYSLLDKEVGYCQGISFVAGVLLLHMSEEQAFEMLKFLMYDLGFRKQYRPDMMSLQIQMYQLSRLLHDYHRDLYNHLEENEISPSLYAAPWFLTLFASQFPLGFVARVFDIIFLQGTEVIFKVALSLLSSQEEAIMMCETFESIVEFLKNTLPDMTKPQMEKIMTQVFEMDISKQLHAYEVEYHVLQDELQENINPCDEGEVPEKLERANNQLKRQNMDLLEKLQVAHAKIQTMESHLEDALARENKMKSLIQSLEKEKAFYQMTLEKFCRYLPEEALSDCRQLLKEANCSPSKILK from the exons ATGATATTTTGTTTTACAGAAG CAAGCAGAGACGAGCTCCAATCCAGAAAGGTGAAGATGGACTATGAGGAAATTGGTACTTGTCCAAAAGATGTGATCAATATCTGGGATAAGAAACTATCAAACTTCAGAGCCAAAATCAAATGTGACATGGAAGATATTCATGCAACTTTGAAAGATG GTGTACCAAAAGGCCGCCGGGGTGAAATTTGGCAATTTCTTGCTGTGCAGCATCGAGTAAGACATCGTCTGCCAAATAAACAGCAGCCCCCTGACATCTCTTACAAAGAACTTCTCAAACAACTGACAGCTCAGCAACATGCTATCCTTGTAGATCTAG GAAGGACCTTCCCAACACACCCCTACTTTTCTGCTCAGTTAGGAGCCGGACAGCTGTCACTCTTCAACCTCCTGAAAGCGTACTCCTTGCTGGACAAGGAGGTGGGTTACTGCCAAGGCATCAGCTTTGTGGCTGGAGTGCTTCTTCTCCACATGAGTGAAGAGCAAGCCTTTGAAATGCTCAAATTTCTCATGTACGACCTTGGCTTCCGGAAGCAGTATCGGCCTGACATGATGTCACTGCAA ATCCAGATGTACCAGCTGTCAAGACTACTTCATGACTATCACAGAGATCTCTATAACCATCTGGAGGAGAATGAAATCAGCCCCAGCCTTTATGCTGCACCTTGGTTTCTTACTTTATTTGCTTCACAGTTTCCATTGGGTTTTGTTGCCAGAGTGTTTG ATATTATTTTTCTTCAGGGAACAGAAGTTATCTTTAAAGTGGCACTAAGTCTGCTTAGTAGCCAAGAGGAAGCTATCATGATGTGTGAGACTTTTGAAAGCATTGTTGAGTTTCTTAAAAATACTCTCCCAGACATGACAAAGCCCCAGATGGAGAAGATTATGACACAG GTATTTGAGATGGATATTTCCAAACAGCTTCATGCCTATGAGGTGGAGTATCATGtcctgcaggatgaactacaagaAAACATAaatccatgtgatgagggagaGGTGCCAGAGAAACTTGAAAGGGCAAACAATCAGCTGAAGAGACAGAATATGGACCTCCTGGAAAAACTACAG GTGGCTCATGCTAAAATCCAGACTATGGAATCACACCTGGAAGATGCTTTGGCAAGAGAGAACAAAATGAAGAGCTTGATCCAGTCGCTGGAAAAAGAGAAGGCGTTCTATCAGATGACTCTTGAGAAGTTCTGTAGATATTTGCCTGAAGAAGCACTCTCTGATTGCAGGCAACTGCTAAAGGAGGCGAACTGTAGCCCAAGCAAAATTCTGAAATAA